In one window of Musa acuminata AAA Group cultivar baxijiao chromosome BXJ3-2, Cavendish_Baxijiao_AAA, whole genome shotgun sequence DNA:
- the LOC135630919 gene encoding uncharacterized protein LOC135630919 isoform X1 → MMAFGRAQAILMFATISLHSAVAGLQETPVSGAAEDVFLISPRRSANSPARILVENTSFVLAAERTRRRDPLNGFKLYNGGWNISDLHYWASVGFTVAPLFAVAAVWFFGFALVLSLICCCYCCFPRRSCSFSRTTCALAVALLILCTAATIVGCVVLFHGQDKFHGTTSNTLDFVEGQSNTTVSNLRSFSTNLADAKKVGVGQISLPAEEQAAIDAVVKSLNDAADGVSSRTADNSKRIRDYLDTVRLVLIILVAAVLLLVLLGLTFSILGLQFLVYIFVLVGWVLVAATFFLSGLFLLLHNAVADTCVSMDEWALHPREHTAMDDILPCVDVATTNASLRRSREVTFQLVNVVNQVITNVSNADFPPMLKPLYYNQSGPLLPPLCNPYDPDLGSRNCTTGELGFNNVSQVRPYELIRDPTVTIIITDPTRTTILLVQVWRSYVCQVTVVNGSDICATVGRITPKIYAQMMAAVTVSHGLYQYGPFLAGLADCTFVRQTFRSITVDHCPGLGRYSKQVFIGLAMASAAVMLSLVLWVIYARARWHRKRNKQLLARSDHEQLHLQEKYLLGTPRSGR, encoded by the exons TCGCCAAGGAGATCTGCCAATTCACCTGCTCGAATCCTCGTGGAGAACACGTCCTTCGTCTTGGCCGCAGAGAGGACTCGAAGAAGAGATCCTTTAAACGGATTCAAACTCTACAATGGTGGCTGGAACATCAGCGATCTGCACTACTGGGCC TCCGTCGGCTTCACTGTTGCTCCTCTCTTCGCCGTCGCCGCCGTCTGGTTCTTCGGCTTCGCTCTGGTCTTGTCTTTGATTtgttgctgctactgctgcttccCCCGACGCAGTTGTTCCTTCTCCCGCACAACTTGCGCTCTCGCCGTCGCACTTCTCATCCTGTGCACTGCTGCCACAAT AGTCGGATGCGTTGTTCTGTTCCATGGACAGGATAAGTTCCATGGAACCACGTCGAACACCTTGGATTTCGTCGAGGGCCAGTCGAACACCACCGTCTCCAACCTTAGGAGCTTCTCCACCAACCTGGCCGACGCTAAGAAGGTCGGGGTGGGTCAGATCTCCCTCCCGGCCGAAGAGCAGGCCGCGATCGACGCAGTCGTGAAAAGTCTCAACGACGCCGCGGACGGCGTTTCCTCGCGCACAGCGGACAATTCCAAGAGGATACGAGACTACTTGGATACTGT GCGTCTTGTGTTGATCATCCTCGTGGCTGCAGTGCTCCTTCTCGTTCTTCTCGGATTAA CATTTTCGATTCTTGGACTGCAATTTCTCGTCTACAT ATTCGTCCTCGTTGGATGGGTGCTGGTGGCAGCAACCTTCTTCTTGAGCGGCCTCTTCCTGCTCCTCCACAA TGCAGTGGCGGACACTTGCGTCTCGATGGATGAATGGGCTCTTCATCCCCGCGAGCACACGGCCATGGACGACATCCTCCCTTGCGTGGACGTCGCCACCACTAACGCGTCTCTGAGGCGAAGCAGGGAGGTCACCTTTCAGCTGGTGAACGTCGTCAACCAGGTGATCACCAACGTCTCCAACGCCGACTTCCCACCCATGCTCAAGCCTCTCTACTACAACCAGTCCGGTCCCCTGTTGCCTCCTCTCTGCAACCCGTACGACCCAGACCTCGGCAGCCGCAACTGCACcaccggagaattagggttcaacAACGTCTCTCAGGTACGACCTTATGAACTCATTCGCGATCCGACCGTCACAATCATCATCACTGACCCCACAAGAACCACCATTCTTCTCGTGCAGGTATGGCGCAGCTACGTGTGCCAAGTCACAGTGGTCAATGGATCCGACATCTGCGCCACCGTCGGTCGCATTACTCCCAAGATCTACGCACAGATGATGGCAGCAGTGACCGTGAGCCACGGCCTGTACCAGTACGGGCCGTTCCTCGCAGGGCTAGCGGACTGCACCTTCGTGCGGCAGACCTTCCGGTCCATCACCGTCGACCACTGCCCCGGCCTGGGGCGTTACAGCAAACAGGTCTTCATCGGCTTGGCCATGGCCTCAGCGGCGGTGATGCTGTCTTTGGTTCTCTGGGTCATCTACGCCCGCGCGAGGTGGCATCGCAAGCGTAACAAGCAGCTTCTGGCTCGATCCGACCACGAACAACTGCACCTGCAAGAGAAATATCTACTGGGAACTCCGAGATCAGGAAGATGA
- the LOC135630919 gene encoding uncharacterized protein LOC135630919 isoform X4 codes for MMAFGRAQAILMFATISLHSAVAGLQETPVSGAAEDVFLISPRRSANSPARILVENTSFVLAAERTRRRDPLNGFKLYNGGWNISDLHYWASVGFTVAPLFAVAAVWFFGFALVLSLICCCYCCFPRRSCSFSRTTCALAVALLILCTAATIVGCVVLFHGQDKFHGTTSNTLDFVEGQSNTTVSNLRSFSTNLADAKKVGVGQISLPAEEQAAIDAVVKSLNDAADGVSSRTADNSKRIRDYLDTVRLVLIILVAAVLLLVLLGLTFSILGLQFLVYIFVLVGWVLVAATFFLSGLFLLLHNAVADTCVSMDEWALHPREHTAMDDILPCVDVATTNASLRRSREVTFQLVNVVNQVITNVSNADFPPMLKPLYYNQSGPLLPPLCNPYDPDLGSRNCTTGELGFNNVSQVWRSYVCQVTVVNGSDICATVGRITPKIYAQMMAAVTVSHGLYQYGPFLAGLADCTFVRQTFRSITVDHCPGLGRYSKQVFIGLAMASAAVMLSLVLWVIYARARWHRKRNKQLLARSDHEQLHLQEKYLLGTPRSGR; via the exons TCGCCAAGGAGATCTGCCAATTCACCTGCTCGAATCCTCGTGGAGAACACGTCCTTCGTCTTGGCCGCAGAGAGGACTCGAAGAAGAGATCCTTTAAACGGATTCAAACTCTACAATGGTGGCTGGAACATCAGCGATCTGCACTACTGGGCC TCCGTCGGCTTCACTGTTGCTCCTCTCTTCGCCGTCGCCGCCGTCTGGTTCTTCGGCTTCGCTCTGGTCTTGTCTTTGATTtgttgctgctactgctgcttccCCCGACGCAGTTGTTCCTTCTCCCGCACAACTTGCGCTCTCGCCGTCGCACTTCTCATCCTGTGCACTGCTGCCACAAT AGTCGGATGCGTTGTTCTGTTCCATGGACAGGATAAGTTCCATGGAACCACGTCGAACACCTTGGATTTCGTCGAGGGCCAGTCGAACACCACCGTCTCCAACCTTAGGAGCTTCTCCACCAACCTGGCCGACGCTAAGAAGGTCGGGGTGGGTCAGATCTCCCTCCCGGCCGAAGAGCAGGCCGCGATCGACGCAGTCGTGAAAAGTCTCAACGACGCCGCGGACGGCGTTTCCTCGCGCACAGCGGACAATTCCAAGAGGATACGAGACTACTTGGATACTGT GCGTCTTGTGTTGATCATCCTCGTGGCTGCAGTGCTCCTTCTCGTTCTTCTCGGATTAA CATTTTCGATTCTTGGACTGCAATTTCTCGTCTACAT ATTCGTCCTCGTTGGATGGGTGCTGGTGGCAGCAACCTTCTTCTTGAGCGGCCTCTTCCTGCTCCTCCACAA TGCAGTGGCGGACACTTGCGTCTCGATGGATGAATGGGCTCTTCATCCCCGCGAGCACACGGCCATGGACGACATCCTCCCTTGCGTGGACGTCGCCACCACTAACGCGTCTCTGAGGCGAAGCAGGGAGGTCACCTTTCAGCTGGTGAACGTCGTCAACCAGGTGATCACCAACGTCTCCAACGCCGACTTCCCACCCATGCTCAAGCCTCTCTACTACAACCAGTCCGGTCCCCTGTTGCCTCCTCTCTGCAACCCGTACGACCCAGACCTCGGCAGCCGCAACTGCACcaccggagaattagggttcaacAACGTCTCTCAG GTATGGCGCAGCTACGTGTGCCAAGTCACAGTGGTCAATGGATCCGACATCTGCGCCACCGTCGGTCGCATTACTCCCAAGATCTACGCACAGATGATGGCAGCAGTGACCGTGAGCCACGGCCTGTACCAGTACGGGCCGTTCCTCGCAGGGCTAGCGGACTGCACCTTCGTGCGGCAGACCTTCCGGTCCATCACCGTCGACCACTGCCCCGGCCTGGGGCGTTACAGCAAACAGGTCTTCATCGGCTTGGCCATGGCCTCAGCGGCGGTGATGCTGTCTTTGGTTCTCTGGGTCATCTACGCCCGCGCGAGGTGGCATCGCAAGCGTAACAAGCAGCTTCTGGCTCGATCCGACCACGAACAACTGCACCTGCAAGAGAAATATCTACTGGGAACTCCGAGATCAGGAAGATGA
- the LOC135630919 gene encoding uncharacterized protein LOC135630919 isoform X2 produces the protein MMAFGRAQAILMFATISLHSAVAGLQETPVSAEDVFLISPRRSANSPARILVENTSFVLAAERTRRRDPLNGFKLYNGGWNISDLHYWASVGFTVAPLFAVAAVWFFGFALVLSLICCCYCCFPRRSCSFSRTTCALAVALLILCTAATIVGCVVLFHGQDKFHGTTSNTLDFVEGQSNTTVSNLRSFSTNLADAKKVGVGQISLPAEEQAAIDAVVKSLNDAADGVSSRTADNSKRIRDYLDTVRLVLIILVAAVLLLVLLGLTFSILGLQFLVYIFVLVGWVLVAATFFLSGLFLLLHNAVADTCVSMDEWALHPREHTAMDDILPCVDVATTNASLRRSREVTFQLVNVVNQVITNVSNADFPPMLKPLYYNQSGPLLPPLCNPYDPDLGSRNCTTGELGFNNVSQVRPYELIRDPTVTIIITDPTRTTILLVQVWRSYVCQVTVVNGSDICATVGRITPKIYAQMMAAVTVSHGLYQYGPFLAGLADCTFVRQTFRSITVDHCPGLGRYSKQVFIGLAMASAAVMLSLVLWVIYARARWHRKRNKQLLARSDHEQLHLQEKYLLGTPRSGR, from the exons TCGCCAAGGAGATCTGCCAATTCACCTGCTCGAATCCTCGTGGAGAACACGTCCTTCGTCTTGGCCGCAGAGAGGACTCGAAGAAGAGATCCTTTAAACGGATTCAAACTCTACAATGGTGGCTGGAACATCAGCGATCTGCACTACTGGGCC TCCGTCGGCTTCACTGTTGCTCCTCTCTTCGCCGTCGCCGCCGTCTGGTTCTTCGGCTTCGCTCTGGTCTTGTCTTTGATTtgttgctgctactgctgcttccCCCGACGCAGTTGTTCCTTCTCCCGCACAACTTGCGCTCTCGCCGTCGCACTTCTCATCCTGTGCACTGCTGCCACAAT AGTCGGATGCGTTGTTCTGTTCCATGGACAGGATAAGTTCCATGGAACCACGTCGAACACCTTGGATTTCGTCGAGGGCCAGTCGAACACCACCGTCTCCAACCTTAGGAGCTTCTCCACCAACCTGGCCGACGCTAAGAAGGTCGGGGTGGGTCAGATCTCCCTCCCGGCCGAAGAGCAGGCCGCGATCGACGCAGTCGTGAAAAGTCTCAACGACGCCGCGGACGGCGTTTCCTCGCGCACAGCGGACAATTCCAAGAGGATACGAGACTACTTGGATACTGT GCGTCTTGTGTTGATCATCCTCGTGGCTGCAGTGCTCCTTCTCGTTCTTCTCGGATTAA CATTTTCGATTCTTGGACTGCAATTTCTCGTCTACAT ATTCGTCCTCGTTGGATGGGTGCTGGTGGCAGCAACCTTCTTCTTGAGCGGCCTCTTCCTGCTCCTCCACAA TGCAGTGGCGGACACTTGCGTCTCGATGGATGAATGGGCTCTTCATCCCCGCGAGCACACGGCCATGGACGACATCCTCCCTTGCGTGGACGTCGCCACCACTAACGCGTCTCTGAGGCGAAGCAGGGAGGTCACCTTTCAGCTGGTGAACGTCGTCAACCAGGTGATCACCAACGTCTCCAACGCCGACTTCCCACCCATGCTCAAGCCTCTCTACTACAACCAGTCCGGTCCCCTGTTGCCTCCTCTCTGCAACCCGTACGACCCAGACCTCGGCAGCCGCAACTGCACcaccggagaattagggttcaacAACGTCTCTCAGGTACGACCTTATGAACTCATTCGCGATCCGACCGTCACAATCATCATCACTGACCCCACAAGAACCACCATTCTTCTCGTGCAGGTATGGCGCAGCTACGTGTGCCAAGTCACAGTGGTCAATGGATCCGACATCTGCGCCACCGTCGGTCGCATTACTCCCAAGATCTACGCACAGATGATGGCAGCAGTGACCGTGAGCCACGGCCTGTACCAGTACGGGCCGTTCCTCGCAGGGCTAGCGGACTGCACCTTCGTGCGGCAGACCTTCCGGTCCATCACCGTCGACCACTGCCCCGGCCTGGGGCGTTACAGCAAACAGGTCTTCATCGGCTTGGCCATGGCCTCAGCGGCGGTGATGCTGTCTTTGGTTCTCTGGGTCATCTACGCCCGCGCGAGGTGGCATCGCAAGCGTAACAAGCAGCTTCTGGCTCGATCCGACCACGAACAACTGCACCTGCAAGAGAAATATCTACTGGGAACTCCGAGATCAGGAAGATGA
- the LOC135630919 gene encoding uncharacterized protein LOC135630919 isoform X3: MMAFGRAQAILMFATISLHSAVAGLQETPVSEDVFLISPRRSANSPARILVENTSFVLAAERTRRRDPLNGFKLYNGGWNISDLHYWASVGFTVAPLFAVAAVWFFGFALVLSLICCCYCCFPRRSCSFSRTTCALAVALLILCTAATIVGCVVLFHGQDKFHGTTSNTLDFVEGQSNTTVSNLRSFSTNLADAKKVGVGQISLPAEEQAAIDAVVKSLNDAADGVSSRTADNSKRIRDYLDTVRLVLIILVAAVLLLVLLGLTFSILGLQFLVYIFVLVGWVLVAATFFLSGLFLLLHNAVADTCVSMDEWALHPREHTAMDDILPCVDVATTNASLRRSREVTFQLVNVVNQVITNVSNADFPPMLKPLYYNQSGPLLPPLCNPYDPDLGSRNCTTGELGFNNVSQVRPYELIRDPTVTIIITDPTRTTILLVQVWRSYVCQVTVVNGSDICATVGRITPKIYAQMMAAVTVSHGLYQYGPFLAGLADCTFVRQTFRSITVDHCPGLGRYSKQVFIGLAMASAAVMLSLVLWVIYARARWHRKRNKQLLARSDHEQLHLQEKYLLGTPRSGR; this comes from the exons TCGCCAAGGAGATCTGCCAATTCACCTGCTCGAATCCTCGTGGAGAACACGTCCTTCGTCTTGGCCGCAGAGAGGACTCGAAGAAGAGATCCTTTAAACGGATTCAAACTCTACAATGGTGGCTGGAACATCAGCGATCTGCACTACTGGGCC TCCGTCGGCTTCACTGTTGCTCCTCTCTTCGCCGTCGCCGCCGTCTGGTTCTTCGGCTTCGCTCTGGTCTTGTCTTTGATTtgttgctgctactgctgcttccCCCGACGCAGTTGTTCCTTCTCCCGCACAACTTGCGCTCTCGCCGTCGCACTTCTCATCCTGTGCACTGCTGCCACAAT AGTCGGATGCGTTGTTCTGTTCCATGGACAGGATAAGTTCCATGGAACCACGTCGAACACCTTGGATTTCGTCGAGGGCCAGTCGAACACCACCGTCTCCAACCTTAGGAGCTTCTCCACCAACCTGGCCGACGCTAAGAAGGTCGGGGTGGGTCAGATCTCCCTCCCGGCCGAAGAGCAGGCCGCGATCGACGCAGTCGTGAAAAGTCTCAACGACGCCGCGGACGGCGTTTCCTCGCGCACAGCGGACAATTCCAAGAGGATACGAGACTACTTGGATACTGT GCGTCTTGTGTTGATCATCCTCGTGGCTGCAGTGCTCCTTCTCGTTCTTCTCGGATTAA CATTTTCGATTCTTGGACTGCAATTTCTCGTCTACAT ATTCGTCCTCGTTGGATGGGTGCTGGTGGCAGCAACCTTCTTCTTGAGCGGCCTCTTCCTGCTCCTCCACAA TGCAGTGGCGGACACTTGCGTCTCGATGGATGAATGGGCTCTTCATCCCCGCGAGCACACGGCCATGGACGACATCCTCCCTTGCGTGGACGTCGCCACCACTAACGCGTCTCTGAGGCGAAGCAGGGAGGTCACCTTTCAGCTGGTGAACGTCGTCAACCAGGTGATCACCAACGTCTCCAACGCCGACTTCCCACCCATGCTCAAGCCTCTCTACTACAACCAGTCCGGTCCCCTGTTGCCTCCTCTCTGCAACCCGTACGACCCAGACCTCGGCAGCCGCAACTGCACcaccggagaattagggttcaacAACGTCTCTCAGGTACGACCTTATGAACTCATTCGCGATCCGACCGTCACAATCATCATCACTGACCCCACAAGAACCACCATTCTTCTCGTGCAGGTATGGCGCAGCTACGTGTGCCAAGTCACAGTGGTCAATGGATCCGACATCTGCGCCACCGTCGGTCGCATTACTCCCAAGATCTACGCACAGATGATGGCAGCAGTGACCGTGAGCCACGGCCTGTACCAGTACGGGCCGTTCCTCGCAGGGCTAGCGGACTGCACCTTCGTGCGGCAGACCTTCCGGTCCATCACCGTCGACCACTGCCCCGGCCTGGGGCGTTACAGCAAACAGGTCTTCATCGGCTTGGCCATGGCCTCAGCGGCGGTGATGCTGTCTTTGGTTCTCTGGGTCATCTACGCCCGCGCGAGGTGGCATCGCAAGCGTAACAAGCAGCTTCTGGCTCGATCCGACCACGAACAACTGCACCTGCAAGAGAAATATCTACTGGGAACTCCGAGATCAGGAAGATGA
- the LOC103972467 gene encoding pheromone-processing carboxypeptidase KEX1-like: MDSKNSASSSSSKPHSPSRPCLCSPTTHPGSFRCKLHRGPRKSSGRSVAHAGSPETKGPAKATSMGGLLMQMIRPSSHDLRRRRHFQPKPSRFFLMKEMEALCRSKSNGPADLHSMAELLVAETVLAVERSLLWLFLVVGSSSSQIGPVNDESEVIYQTLQRSKPEAMLENKDDGESDEDEDEDDNGADGAGQEDGGEDDLSGEEGNDNQGDDNDDDDPEVNGEGGSEDEEDDDDDDEEEEEDEEEDEDEEDEEEEEELPQPPTKKRK, encoded by the exons ATGGATTCCAAgaattctgcttcttcttcttcttccaagccCCACAGCCCTTCTCGGCCCTGCCTCTGTTCGCCGACGACGCACCCGGGTTCCTTCCGGTGCAAGCTCCACCGTGGTCCGAGAAAGAGTTCCGGCCGATCAGTGGCGCACGCGGGATCGCCGGAGACGAAGGGACCAGCGAAGGCGACGTCGATGGGTGGCCTCCTCATGCAGATGATACGACCGTCGAGCCATGATCTCCGCAGGAGGAGGCACTTCCAGCCcaagccttcaaggttcttccTGATGAAAG AGATGGAGGCGCTGTGCCGAAGCAAGAGTAATGGACCTGCTGATCTTCATTCCATGGCCGAATTACTCGTGGCGGAGACCGTTTTGGCTGTGGAAAGGTCGCTCCTTTGGCTTTTCCTGGTG GTGGGCTCTTCATCAAGTCAAATTGGTCCAGTGAATGATGAGTCTGAAGTAATTTACCA GACACTTCAAAGAAGTAAACCTGAAGCCATGCTCGAGAATAAGGACGATGGCGAGTCAGATGAGGACGAGGATGAGGATGACAATGGCGCTGATGGAGCTGGCCAAGAAGACGGAGGCGAAGATGATCTCTCGGGAGAGGAGGGGAATGATAACCAAGGAGACGATAACGACGACGATGACCCTGAGGTCAATGGTGAAGGGGGAAgtgaagatgaagaagatgacgacgacgatgatgaagaggaagaggaggatgaggaagaggacgaagacgaggaggatgaggaggaagaggaggaactcCCGCAGCCACCTACCAAGAAGAGAAAGTGA